The genomic stretch TATTACGCGCCGTAGATGCGGTGGTCGCCGCCTTCACCGTGAAGGTCGTCGTCGTATTGCGATAGAACGAGCCGAAGGCGTTGACGATCTCCGCCGTATAAGAGACGTTGACGGTTCTGATCTTCGAAAAGGTCGAGGTCGCGTCATTGACCGTCACCGTCAATTTCGTCGCATCATAGGTCAGCGTCTTGATCTGCTGCGCCTGAGCCGCGAACATATTCGTCGCCGCCGTTTGACCGCTGGTCGCGGTTTGCAGCATCATCGCGGGCGTCGTCGCCGCCAGCGCCGCGGAATCGGCGATGGCGCCGAGCTGCGTCTGCACTCTGCCGGTCGTCGCATAATCGAGCGCGCCGCCGGCGGCTATGAGCAGCGGCAGAGCCGCCAAGGCGAAAATAAAGACGACGCTGCCCTTGCGGTCCCCCGCGAAGCCGACGAGAGCGGCCAGAACTCGAATGCCGAACATTTACGCATACGCCTCTTCTGGAGAAGGAAGAGTCGTCGCTCGACATCAAACGTCCGACGCCGGAGCGCTCATGCGCCCCTGTCGGCGGAGCCGTCGAAGGCTGGGCCCTCAGCGTCATGCTCCAGCTCTTGATAATCTCAGTCTCAGCTTATGAGCGAAAGTTCCAAGAAACTATTTCCGCCCCACGCAGGGCCACGTCCCAATCGGGAACAAAATACCAAAAAATCGGGAAAGATGCCAGGATAGCGGCTCATTCCCCGCTCACCCATTCGATCTCATATCCGGCCCCCGGCCCCTGCGCTAAGCGCTCGGCGAGAAAGGCCGAGATCGCCCGCGCCTCCTCCTCGAAGGTGTAGGGCGGATTGACGACGAGGAGGCCGGTGCTGCGCAGCTTGGCATCCGCCTCGGCTTCGCCGACCCAGAGATCGAGACGCAGAATTTTCCTCACGCCGCTGGAGCGCAAGGCGCGGATCAGCCAGCGCGATTCCCCTGCGTCCTTGATCGGACGCCACAGCGCATAAATCCCCGTCGGCCATTTACGATGCGCGTCGAGAAAAGTCTTCAGCATGCGCTCGGTCTCGTCGCGCTGCTCGAAGGGCGGATCGATCAGCACGAGCCCGCGCCGCTCCTTGGGCGGCGCGAAGGCGCAGAGGCCCACATAGCCGTCGAGGTGAATGGCCTTCACGCGCTTGTCGCGCGCAAAGCGCGTCTGCAGCGCCTCGAAAGCGTCCGGCCGCAATTCGCAGAAGACGGCGCGATCCTGCGCGCGCATGAAGCGCGTCGCGATCTGCGGCGAGCCGGGATAGAGCGCCGGCCGCCCCTCCGCGCCGAGCGGGCCGACGATATCGAGATAGGGCGCGAGCAATTCGCGCAGCCGCGCATCGGCGCCGGAGAGGTCGGCCAGCCGACCTATGCCGCCGCGCCACTCGCCCGTGCGCTCGGCGGCGTCGGCGGAAAGGTCATAGGCGCCCTCTCCCGCATGTGTGTCGATGACGCGAAACGGCGTCTCCTTGCGCGTGAGATAGAGGAGAAGCCGCGCCAGCAGCGCATGCTTGAGCACATCGGCGAAATTGCCGGCATGAAACCCATGGCGATAATTCATCGTCTACAAGGGCGCCGGCACGGAGATTTCGCCCGCGCGGCAGGCGCCGCGCGCGATCTCTGGACAGGGGCGGAACTCGCGCAGATCGCGCGAGAAGCAGATGCGCACATCCTGCAGCGCGCCCTTGCGGCAAGTGACCGCGAGCATGCCCGGCCGCAGCCGCGGATTGGCGGCGATAAAGGCGCGCTGAATGTCGAGCGGCGCGAAGCTCTGCGCCTGCCGCGGCCGCTCGAGCGGCGCCGGAATGGTCACGCTCTCCGTCGCGCGGCGCACGTCGAGGAAATAATCGGTCGGGCTCTTGCCCGAGCAGCGGCCATGCTTGCGCCATTCGTGCCGCGCCAGCCCCTCGTCGGGGTAGACGCCGGCGACATGCTCGAGCGCCATGCGCGAGGGCGTCGCGGCGCCGTCGCAGTCGCTCGGAAAGCCATGCTCATATTGCGGCCATAGGCCATGGGTGACGAAGCCTTTGCCGAGGCCGGGCTCGCATTGCGCACGATATTCACGACCGCCGCCGCTCTCGCAAAAGGCCGGCGACCAGGAGAGCGTCAGCACGTAGAAATCGAAGCCGCCGGCGCCGCGCGCCGCCGCCGGATCGATCGCCGCGCTCCGCTCCGGCTCCGCCATGGCGCCGATCGGCGCGAAAAGCGACAGGAGCGCCAGGACGGCGCC from Methylosinus sp. C49 encodes the following:
- the rlmJ gene encoding 23S rRNA (adenine(2030)-N(6))-methyltransferase RlmJ produces the protein MNYRHGFHAGNFADVLKHALLARLLLYLTRKETPFRVIDTHAGEGAYDLSADAAERTGEWRGGIGRLADLSGADARLRELLAPYLDIVGPLGAEGRPALYPGSPQIATRFMRAQDRAVFCELRPDAFEALQTRFARDKRVKAIHLDGYVGLCAFAPPKERRGLVLIDPPFEQRDETERMLKTFLDAHRKWPTGIYALWRPIKDAGESRWLIRALRSSGVRKILRLDLWVGEAEADAKLRSTGLLVVNPPYTFEEEARAISAFLAERLAQGPGAGYEIEWVSGE
- a CDS encoding ribonuclease T2 codes for the protein MFEQTTQVGAVLALLSLFAPIGAMAEPERSAAIDPAAARGAGGFDFYVLTLSWSPAFCESGGGREYRAQCEPGLGKGFVTHGLWPQYEHGFPSDCDGAATPSRMALEHVAGVYPDEGLARHEWRKHGRCSGKSPTDYFLDVRRATESVTIPAPLERPRQAQSFAPLDIQRAFIAANPRLRPGMLAVTCRKGALQDVRICFSRDLREFRPCPEIARGACRAGEISVPAPL